The following are encoded together in the Lentimicrobiaceae bacterium genome:
- the obgE gene encoding GTPase ObgE has product MALSNFVDYVKIYVRSGNGGSGSTHFYRARGIPKGGPDGGDGGRGGHIIVRGDAQLWTLLHLKYTKHLHAGNGVGGSGNNKTGADGDDVVIKVPLGTVIRDSETGEAICEVVEDNEEHIVVKGGKGGLGNINFKSSTNQAPRYAQPGESGSEAWVIFELKLLADVGLVGFPNAGKSTLLSTISAAKPEIGDYPFTTLRPNLGIVSYYDYKSFIMADIPGIIEGAHEGKGLGHRFLRHVERNSVLLFIIAADSKSIKKEYKILLNELQMYNPELVHKKRMLAVSKSDLLDDELIEMLKKELPKDITTVFISSHHKKGLTELKNHLWKLLEE; this is encoded by the coding sequence ATGGCTTTATCGAACTTTGTTGATTACGTAAAAATATACGTCCGTTCCGGTAATGGCGGTAGCGGTTCGACTCATTTTTACAGAGCAAGAGGAATTCCTAAGGGAGGTCCCGACGGCGGCGACGGCGGTCGCGGAGGTCATATTATTGTCAGAGGAGATGCTCAACTGTGGACATTGCTACATTTAAAATATACCAAACATTTGCATGCCGGAAACGGAGTTGGCGGCTCGGGAAACAATAAAACCGGAGCCGATGGCGACGATGTTGTTATTAAAGTTCCATTAGGAACGGTAATTAGAGATTCCGAAACAGGCGAAGCTATTTGCGAAGTTGTTGAAGACAACGAAGAGCACATAGTTGTTAAAGGCGGCAAAGGCGGACTTGGAAATATAAATTTTAAATCGTCAACAAATCAAGCTCCACGATACGCACAGCCGGGAGAGTCGGGTAGCGAGGCATGGGTTATTTTCGAGCTAAAACTATTAGCCGACGTGGGTTTGGTTGGTTTCCCAAATGCCGGTAAATCAACTTTGTTGAGTACCATTTCGGCAGCAAAACCCGAAATAGGCGATTATCCTTTTACTACACTGCGACCAAATTTGGGTATAGTTTCTTACTACGATTATAAATCGTTTATTATGGCAGATATTCCCGGTATTATTGAAGGAGCTCACGAAGGCAAAGGTTTGGGACACAGGTTTTTAAGGCACGTTGAACGTAATTCGGTATTATTATTCATCATAGCCGCCGATTCGAAAAGTATAAAAAAGGAATACAAAATTCTTTTAAACGAATTGCAAATGTACAATCCTGAACTTGTACATAAGAAAAGGATGCTTGCCGTAAGCAAATCAGATTTGTTAGACGACGAACTGATAGAGATGCTGAAAAAAGAATTACCAAAGGATATTACTACAGTTTTTATTTCATCACATCACAAAAAAGGCTTAACCGAGCTTAAAAACCACTTGTGGAAGCTGTTGGAGGAATAA
- a CDS encoding nucleoside monophosphate kinase, whose amino-acid sequence MLSGPPGVGKGTQGRLIAQKYNLYYISTGSLLRKEVEMNTKLSEVIKPKLEQGELVPDEIVIRIIEREIKLHSDVNGFVFKGFPRTILQSYILDGLLRKMNMNVSFVIEMTAPTIELIKRLDKRGRSEKGRPYDKSTGLIIGRLEEYQTKTAPVMDLYKKRGKHVLVDATGEKAEIFNRISAKVGKAILKIR is encoded by the coding sequence GTGCTTTCGGGACCTCCGGGTGTTGGTAAAGGAACGCAGGGTAGGCTTATTGCTCAGAAATATAACTTATACTATATTTCTACAGGTTCATTGCTACGCAAAGAGGTTGAAATGAACACCAAATTGAGTGAAGTAATTAAACCAAAATTAGAACAAGGTGAGCTTGTTCCTGATGAGATAGTTATAAGAATTATAGAACGTGAGATAAAACTTCATAGCGATGTCAACGGATTTGTTTTTAAAGGATTTCCGCGTACAATATTGCAGTCTTACATTTTAGACGGGTTGTTGCGAAAGATGAACATGAATGTTTCGTTTGTTATCGAAATGACAGCACCTACAATCGAGCTCATTAAGCGATTAGACAAGAGAGGTCGTTCCGAAAAAGGACGTCCTTACGACAAATCTACAGGACTTATAATTGGTCGTCTCGAAGAGTACCAAACCAAAACGGCTCCTGTTATGGATTTGTACAAAAAAAGAGGTAAGCATGTTCTTGTTGATGCAACGGGAGAAAAAGCGGAAATTTTTAATCGTATTTCGGCTAAGGTAGGCAAGGCAATTTTAAAAATCAGATAG
- the hpt gene encoding hypoxanthine phosphoribosyltransferase, with the protein MPNQISIDGIDFKKYIEETDIVEKINQISYTINSEYKDKDPIFIVILNGSFMFASDLVKRFSGHCQLAFVKLSSYDKLESSGKVREVFGLDIDINGKDVIIVEDIVDTGLTLEFFISRLHEHNPKSVRIATLLLKPDSFNNRFPVDYVGFEIPNDFIVGYGLDLDGYGRNYPHIYKKENK; encoded by the coding sequence ATGCCTAATCAAATAAGTATTGACGGGATTGACTTTAAGAAGTATATAGAAGAAACTGATATAGTTGAAAAAATTAATCAGATAAGCTATACAATAAATTCCGAGTACAAAGACAAGGATCCGATTTTTATAGTAATACTTAACGGTTCTTTTATGTTTGCATCCGATTTGGTAAAAAGATTTTCGGGTCATTGTCAATTGGCATTTGTAAAACTGTCTTCATATGATAAATTAGAAAGTTCGGGAAAAGTTAGGGAAGTTTTTGGTCTAGATATTGATATAAACGGCAAAGATGTTATTATTGTAGAAGACATTGTTGACACAGGCTTAACGCTTGAATTTTTTATTTCAAGATTGCATGAACATAATCCTAAAAGTGTCAGAATAGCAACACTTTTACTAAAGCCCGATTCATTTAACAATCGTTTCCCTGTCGATTATGTGGGCTTTGAGATACCCAACGATTTTATTGTTGGCTATGGGTTAGATTTAGACGGCTACGGCAGAAATTACCCACATATTTATAAAAAAGAAAACAAGTAA
- the purE gene encoding 5-(carboxyamino)imidazole ribonucleotide mutase — MKAIVSIIMGSTSDLKVMEQAAKLFDEFEIPFEINALSAHRTPQEVEKFASTAEERGIKVIIAAAGMAAHLPGVIAAYTTLPVIGVPINASLYGIDALLAIVQMPPGIPVATVGINAATNAGLLAIQILALSDEKINEKLKLYKSNLKQKIVNANNELSKLDYKYKV, encoded by the coding sequence ATGAAAGCAATTGTAAGTATAATTATGGGTAGCACCAGCGACCTAAAAGTAATGGAACAAGCAGCAAAGCTATTTGATGAATTTGAAATTCCTTTTGAAATAAATGCTTTATCGGCTCACCGCACACCACAAGAAGTTGAAAAGTTTGCAAGCACAGCAGAAGAAAGGGGTATAAAAGTAATAATAGCTGCTGCAGGAATGGCGGCTCACTTGCCCGGAGTTATTGCTGCATATACTACGCTGCCTGTTATTGGTGTGCCTATAAATGCCTCTCTCTACGGTATTGACGCTTTGTTGGCTATTGTCCAAATGCCTCCAGGAATACCTGTTGCAACCGTAGGTATTAACGCTGCTACAAATGCAGGACTATTAGCTATACAAATTTTAGCTTTGAGTGACGAAAAAATTAACGAAAAGCTAAAACTGTACAAAAGCAATTTGAAACAAAAAATTGTGAATGCTAATAATGAATTATCAAAGTTAGATTATAAATATAAAGTGTAG
- a CDS encoding O-methyltransferase: MVKIPNPQKLYWQVDEYAEKYSGKDLPLLQELYRETNLKTAYPQMITLPHQGRVLQFLSKVIRPKFVLDLGTFTGYSALCLAQGLQENGKLFTVDYNDETSQIALKYFKKAGLDDKIEYIKGNAEDVIKTLNYSFDIVYVDINKESYCSIVDLILPKLSDNGIIIVDNVLWYLRTVDNIADKDTMAVTKFNNYVQNRSDINNIMLPIGDGFMIITKN; the protein is encoded by the coding sequence ATGGTTAAAATTCCGAATCCGCAAAAGTTGTATTGGCAAGTTGATGAGTATGCCGAAAAGTACTCGGGCAAGGATTTGCCTTTGCTTCAAGAGCTGTACAGAGAAACAAACTTAAAAACGGCTTATCCGCAAATGATTACATTGCCACATCAAGGTAGAGTATTGCAGTTTTTGAGCAAAGTAATCAGACCTAAGTTTGTTTTAGATTTGGGTACGTTTACCGGATATTCGGCTCTGTGTTTGGCTCAAGGTCTTCAAGAAAACGGCAAACTCTTCACTGTTGATTACAACGACGAGACTTCGCAAATAGCATTGAAATACTTTAAGAAAGCAGGTTTGGACGATAAAATCGAATATATAAAAGGTAATGCGGAAGATGTTATCAAAACCTTGAATTACAGTTTCGATATTGTTTACGTCGATATTAACAAAGAAAGTTATTGCTCGATAGTAGATTTGATATTGCCAAAATTAAGCGACAACGGAATAATAATAGTCGATAATGTGTTGTGGTATTTGCGAACAGTTGATAACATAGCCGATAAAGACACAATGGCTGTTACCAAATTCAATAATTACGTGCAAAATCGCAGCGATATTAACAATATCATGCTACCTATTGGTGACGGCTTTATGATAATTACCAAGAATTGA
- a CDS encoding pitrilysin family protein: MSYQYQVLPNGLKWIHLQKDSKLSHIAVLVKVGSRYESSSLSGISHLIEHVLFKGTSKRNNVQVLNRLESVGADLNAYTTKEDTTIYASFLTEYFLRAAELISDVLFNSVFPAKEIEKEKNVVIDEINSYKDSPADNIIDAFDEVLFKNHPLGSNILGKVSTVKKISQADIVDYYNTYYAVNNLVIATISGKSMKQLQNTVHKCFGNNNRRSEIIKAESVLNYVPQTVIKNKSRHQNHIVIGNVTYSLHDENRVTLSLLTNMLGGPAMNSILALALRERNGIAYNLEANYNAYCDTGSFSFYLGTDSINTDKAISIVRKEFKKLRDNRLSAQKISMAKKQMKGQLALAIESSQAEILSMVKSYAVFDKVDTFDEICEKIDNVTSNDIIDVANQVLDDDKLSVLIYK, encoded by the coding sequence ATGAGCTATCAGTATCAGGTTTTGCCTAACGGTTTAAAATGGATTCATTTGCAGAAGGACTCAAAACTTAGTCATATTGCTGTTTTGGTTAAGGTCGGTTCAAGGTATGAAAGCAGTTCTCTTTCGGGAATATCGCACCTTATTGAGCATGTATTATTTAAGGGAACGAGTAAACGCAACAATGTACAGGTGCTAAACAGGTTAGAAAGTGTTGGAGCTGACTTGAATGCGTATACAACAAAAGAAGATACAACTATTTATGCTTCCTTTCTGACTGAATATTTTTTGAGAGCTGCCGAACTAATCAGCGATGTGCTTTTCAATTCGGTTTTTCCGGCAAAAGAAATTGAAAAAGAAAAAAATGTAGTTATCGACGAAATAAATTCGTATAAAGATAGTCCTGCCGACAATATTATCGATGCATTTGATGAAGTTCTTTTCAAAAACCACCCGTTGGGCTCTAATATTTTGGGCAAAGTATCAACAGTGAAAAAAATAAGTCAGGCTGATATTGTCGATTATTATAACACTTATTACGCGGTTAATAATTTGGTAATAGCTACTATTAGCGGAAAAAGTATGAAACAGTTGCAAAACACGGTACACAAGTGTTTCGGCAATAATAATAGGAGGTCGGAAATTATCAAAGCCGAATCTGTTTTAAATTATGTTCCGCAAACGGTTATAAAGAATAAATCGCGTCATCAAAACCATATTGTTATTGGCAATGTTACGTACAGCTTGCACGACGAAAATAGAGTAACTTTGAGTTTACTAACCAATATGTTGGGTGGTCCAGCCATGAACTCAATATTAGCTTTAGCTTTAAGAGAAAGAAACGGCATAGCCTACAACTTGGAGGCTAATTACAATGCATATTGCGATACCGGAAGTTTTTCTTTTTATTTGGGAACCGATAGTATTAATACCGACAAGGCTATATCAATAGTTAGAAAAGAATTTAAAAAATTGAGAGACAATAGGCTATCGGCTCAAAAAATTAGTATGGCGAAAAAGCAGATGAAAGGTCAATTGGCGTTAGCTATAGAATCGTCGCAAGCTGAAATTTTGAGTATGGTAAAGTCGTATGCAGTATTCGATAAGGTTGATACTTTTGATGAAATTTGCGAAAAAATTGATAATGTAACATCAAACGATATTATCGATGTTGCCAATCAGGTTTTGGACGATGATAAATTAAGTGTTCTTATTTATAAGTAG
- a CDS encoding PorP/SprF family type IX secretion system membrane protein, translated as MTNKSYLIILLVTTVMFIAGKDSYSQQDPHFTHYMFNRSIYNPANFGLSDGISVVGVFRNQWLGFKDPEGNIVSPVTVEATADAPIRILHGGIGFGVMQDKLGFTSNLDVKLGYAFHAYIGNNLLSIGANVDLNNVSHDNSKYITTDNEPVNLGGNDKGAVVTDMAVGLIFKNPKYYISLSSNKVLETKKELEGQSSIALQNRRHYYANVGYNFTLPAYPNFVFMPTALIYSDGKVFQTNFMAMAKYNNKIWGGVGYRFQDAINLIIGTEFNDIEIGYAFDIPISGLGIRTFGSHEIMMRYLFKIERQKTNTGYRNTRFL; from the coding sequence ATGACAAACAAATCATATCTAATAATACTGTTGGTAACGACTGTAATGTTTATAGCGGGTAAGGATTCGTACTCACAGCAAGACCCCCACTTTACGCATTACATGTTCAATAGGTCGATATATAATCCTGCAAATTTTGGTCTCTCCGATGGCATTTCGGTTGTTGGAGTTTTTCGCAATCAATGGTTAGGATTTAAAGACCCTGAGGGAAATATTGTTTCTCCTGTTACCGTAGAAGCAACTGCCGATGCTCCGATAAGGATTTTGCACGGTGGCATAGGCTTTGGAGTTATGCAAGATAAATTAGGTTTTACCTCCAATTTAGATGTGAAGCTAGGATATGCCTTTCACGCGTACATAGGCAATAATTTGTTGAGCATAGGAGCAAACGTCGACCTTAACAATGTAAGCCACGATAATTCTAAATACATTACCACCGATAACGAACCTGTTAACTTAGGTGGTAACGATAAAGGCGCTGTTGTTACCGATATGGCTGTCGGATTAATATTTAAAAATCCTAAGTACTACATTTCGCTATCATCAAACAAGGTTTTGGAAACAAAAAAAGAGTTGGAAGGACAAAGTTCCATTGCCCTGCAGAACAGAAGGCATTATTATGCTAACGTTGGTTACAACTTTACATTACCAGCCTACCCCAACTTTGTATTTATGCCAACAGCCTTAATATACAGCGATGGAAAAGTTTTTCAAACAAATTTTATGGCAATGGCAAAATATAATAATAAAATTTGGGGCGGAGTTGGGTATCGTTTTCAAGATGCAATAAACCTTATTATAGGAACAGAATTTAACGACATAGAAATAGGTTACGCTTTTGACATACCTATTAGTGGGCTTGGGATAAGGACATTTGGGTCGCACGAAATAATGATGAGATATTTATTTAAAATAGAAAGGCAAAAAACTAATACAGGATACAGAAATACAAGATTTTTATAA